The Argonema galeatum A003/A1 genome includes a region encoding these proteins:
- a CDS encoding DUF6798 domain-containing protein, whose translation MKDERNITLKSHNSLKGLLLAEGNPSIHIYAIILFLASLLMTGYAVYYGNQSIQIPLVHLLNNPALYPNDPFAATLPYYSSMLWRVVALGVRVFPLEPLFIVLFLLERLLVIYAAGYLAQAFAPNSRLAVVAGMALFALAPNSILGHGDVLTNYFEQTGLTIPFLLLAIAAFYKNNPILWAIWMGVAFNLNSMYATYALTYFGAIFFTAPFYRRAWKKWIHAFGLFLLIASPNIILTASAFGKKTTDSNLWIVTSQVRFPHHLYPLTWSFISYLQFFTLAVLFVGFLYQNKQKWSKLFRHGIVWTGVCLLWLVYAFIAAYVAKSPPMLVMHPGRATDLWYCFAGIAIISGCAVKIEENHTRKTLLQATSIAGVLLGVLTTALSPKYIGLYVMLAGLIALIWEPIWNYVFERGNERRLALLLTSWVFLVGTGAFLSRFQNTRNVKDALIESPYTELRQIADWASKNTPLDAVFLVDPELEHFRSLSKRPVFVTWKDSSAMLWYRPYVKDWVERMRLLGFDITKSQEILDNEAFRVKLSSFYNNLSDADVSKIQINYSIRYWVVSAKKTSSFPVIFQNRKFKILNLQPREVR comes from the coding sequence ATGAAAGACGAGAGAAATATCACCTTAAAAAGCCACAATAGCTTAAAAGGGCTGTTGCTAGCAGAAGGAAACCCTTCCATTCATATATATGCCATAATTTTATTTTTAGCTTCATTACTTATGACAGGATATGCCGTTTATTACGGCAACCAATCAATCCAAATACCGCTAGTTCATCTATTAAATAATCCTGCGCTTTATCCCAACGATCCATTTGCTGCCACTTTGCCTTACTACTCTTCCATGCTTTGGCGGGTAGTTGCCTTGGGAGTGCGGGTTTTCCCGCTAGAACCGTTATTTATCGTTTTATTTTTACTGGAAAGACTCTTAGTTATCTATGCTGCCGGATATCTGGCGCAAGCTTTTGCGCCCAACTCGCGACTAGCTGTTGTTGCGGGAATGGCGCTATTTGCTTTAGCACCAAATTCAATTCTGGGTCATGGCGACGTTTTAACGAACTATTTTGAACAAACTGGATTAACGATACCATTTTTATTATTAGCGATCGCAGCTTTTTACAAAAATAATCCAATTTTGTGGGCTATTTGGATGGGAGTCGCATTTAACCTGAACAGTATGTACGCCACCTATGCTTTGACATACTTTGGTGCTATCTTCTTCACCGCTCCTTTTTACCGTCGAGCGTGGAAAAAATGGATTCATGCTTTCGGTTTATTCTTACTCATAGCTTCCCCAAATATAATTTTAACCGCCTCTGCTTTTGGCAAAAAGACTACAGACAGCAACTTATGGATCGTGACAAGTCAGGTGCGTTTTCCTCATCACCTTTATCCACTAACTTGGAGTTTTATCAGCTATCTTCAATTCTTTACTTTGGCTGTTTTATTTGTTGGTTTCCTATATCAAAATAAGCAGAAATGGTCAAAACTATTTAGGCATGGGATTGTCTGGACTGGAGTTTGTCTGCTGTGGTTAGTTTACGCTTTTATAGCCGCTTATGTTGCCAAATCTCCTCCCATGCTAGTCATGCACCCAGGAAGAGCAACGGATTTGTGGTATTGCTTTGCTGGAATAGCGATTATCTCAGGATGTGCTGTCAAAATCGAAGAGAATCATACTAGGAAAACTTTATTACAAGCAACTTCAATTGCCGGTGTATTGCTGGGCGTATTGACAACTGCTTTATCGCCAAAATACATAGGTTTGTACGTGATGTTGGCAGGGCTAATTGCCCTGATATGGGAGCCAATATGGAATTATGTTTTTGAACGAGGAAACGAGCGTCGTCTGGCGTTATTACTGACAAGTTGGGTATTTTTAGTGGGTACGGGAGCATTTTTAAGCCGCTTTCAAAATACTAGAAATGTTAAAGATGCCTTAATTGAGTCACCCTATACAGAACTGAGACAAATAGCAGATTGGGCTAGTAAAAATACTCCGCTGGATGCAGTTTTTTTGGTAGATCCAGAATTGGAACATTTTCGCTCTCTGTCAAAACGCCCTGTGTTTGTGACGTGGAAAGATAGTTCGGCAATGCTTTGGTATAGACCCTACGTTAAAGATTGGGTAGAACGTATGCGCCTACTGGGTTTTGACATCACAAAATCCCAGGAAATACTCGATAATGAAGCTTTCAGAGTCAAACTTAGCAGCTTTTACAACAATCTGAGCGACGCAGATGTGAGTAAAATCCAAATAAATTATTCCATCCGCTACTGGGTTGTTTCTGCGAAAAAGACTTCTAGTTTTCCTGTGATTTTCCAAAATCGGAAATTCAAGATATTAAACTTGCAGCCGCGTGAGGTACGCTAA
- a CDS encoding cobalamin-binding protein encodes MTDAKNLRIVSLIPSATEIVALLGLTDALVGRSHECDYPPEIQDRPACTQARLNSSKPSAQIHQDVTYLLQNALSIYEIKLDLLEKLQPTHILTQDQCDVCAVSLSEVEKAVAQLTHTQPQIISLKPNLLEDVWADIQNVAEAMAVGIPTSLSDLQSRVKICEQKTQPSFDTKRPTVACIEWTDPLMAGGNWIPELVKLAGGQPLVGVPGQPAPQLQWESLVTANPDVIVFMPCGFDLNRTRQEATILAQRPEWQNLQAVKTGKVYITDGNSYFNRPGPRLADSVEILAEILHPETVQYGYKGKAWEIL; translated from the coding sequence ATGACTGATGCAAAAAATCTGAGAATTGTCTCTCTTATACCCAGTGCAACAGAGATTGTAGCGCTGTTGGGCCTAACCGATGCTCTGGTAGGGCGATCGCACGAATGCGACTATCCGCCGGAAATTCAAGACCGTCCTGCTTGCACCCAAGCCCGATTGAATTCCTCCAAACCCAGCGCCCAAATTCATCAAGACGTTACCTATCTCCTGCAAAACGCCCTCAGCATCTATGAAATCAAACTAGACCTCCTAGAAAAGTTGCAACCGACACACATTCTCACTCAAGATCAATGCGATGTGTGTGCCGTCAGCCTATCAGAGGTGGAAAAAGCCGTCGCCCAACTTACCCACACCCAACCCCAAATTATTTCCTTAAAGCCCAACCTGCTAGAAGATGTGTGGGCAGATATTCAAAATGTTGCCGAAGCGATGGCTGTCGGCATACCGACTTCTCTATCAGATTTACAGTCTCGTGTCAAAATTTGCGAGCAAAAAACTCAACCAAGCTTCGATACAAAGCGTCCCACCGTCGCTTGCATCGAGTGGACAGACCCCCTGATGGCAGGCGGAAACTGGATTCCAGAATTGGTAAAACTAGCAGGCGGTCAGCCTCTTGTTGGCGTACCCGGTCAGCCTGCCCCTCAGTTGCAATGGGAATCGCTGGTAACGGCCAATCCAGACGTGATTGTCTTTATGCCCTGCGGCTTCGATCTCAACCGCACCCGTCAGGAAGCTACTATATTAGCTCAACGTCCAGAGTGGCAGAATTTGCAGGCCGTAAAGACTGGAAAAGTCTACATTACAGATGGTAATTCCTACTTCAATCGTCCGGGGCCGCGATTGGCAGATTCGGTGGAAATTTTGGCTGAGATTCTGCACCCAGAAACCGTTCAATATGGCTACAAAGGCAAAGCTTGGGAGATTTTGTAG
- a CDS encoding protein kinase domain-containing protein: protein MTSALLNNRYRIIRALGKGGFGETFLAEDSHMPSRRLCVIKQLKPVANKPQVYQLVKERFQREAAILEQLGEGHAQIPKLYAYFAEAGEFYLVQEWIEGVTLNQKVKEDGVLSESALKEILLNILPVLDYIHNRGIIHRDIKPANIILRQKDGKPVLIDFGIAKETMYAGVDILGEVTTSIVIGTMGYMPPEQAAGKPVYATDIYSLGMTAIYLLTGKRPQDLKANLKTGETIFSGSDRNISSSLAAVLQRAVRSHHKERYSNAREMLLALHPVDRVLPQLPKTITPSPIVPSFQAETSNATEPETRTFLSTNQSNSETKPPENRQDYRNRQILLNKVKNYWIKGVLESSLHGKALIELGLEKRLDAIASPWGMAWETPDIPRQILPPKSKVINQFDQLGEGRSLLILGEPGGGKTTTLLELARDLINRANRDINHPIPVLFNLSSWTIEKQGLAKRDKISSLANWLVQELNTKYQVSKQIGQAWVKDEQLLLMLDGLDEVSNERRDLCVQAINQFIQEHGQTEIVVCSRIKDYEALSTRLHFQGAVFIQPLNLDQIHQYLAAAGEDLAAVNTALQTDITLQELARSPLILSIITLAYRGMSITDLPGINLAARRQHLFDNYIKRMFDRRSPNSEYSQEQSMRWLTWLAKRMYQDSQTVFLIERMQPKWLKTKLQQQIYSLGLLMIFLIVGGLIGQMLLPIKRVIFWLILIPVILAPILEVNRINPVESLKWSWNNGSRNIIRGLMLGLLFGLILKLPYELIFNPLHWQIFAPHMRNFLFYSLIRGVVFAAIIGTIFGLVRGMTSPSIQTIAVPNQGIWQSVKNAIVFGLIGFLMLGIAAKILYWPVFFWGTFGLCFGMVAGGGEACIKHFVLRLVLYLNGYIPWNYARFLDWGTDRIFLQKVGGGYIFVHRLLLEHFAQIGNP from the coding sequence ATGACATCAGCGCTTCTGAACAACCGATACCGTATTATTCGGGCGCTAGGAAAAGGTGGATTTGGCGAAACCTTTCTGGCGGAAGACTCCCATATGCCTTCTCGTCGTCTCTGTGTGATTAAGCAGCTCAAACCCGTCGCTAACAAGCCGCAGGTTTACCAACTGGTTAAGGAGCGATTTCAGCGGGAAGCGGCCATTTTGGAGCAACTGGGGGAGGGACACGCCCAAATCCCTAAGTTGTACGCCTATTTTGCCGAAGCTGGAGAATTTTATTTAGTTCAGGAGTGGATTGAAGGCGTTACCCTAAATCAAAAGGTAAAAGAGGATGGGGTGCTGAGCGAAAGCGCACTGAAGGAAATACTATTAAATATTTTACCAGTTCTCGATTATATTCACAACAGAGGTATCATCCATCGCGATATCAAACCTGCCAATATCATTCTGCGACAAAAGGATGGCAAACCAGTTTTAATTGATTTCGGTATTGCGAAAGAAACGATGTATGCTGGGGTGGATATTCTAGGAGAAGTTACTACCTCTATTGTGATTGGTACAATGGGTTATATGCCCCCTGAGCAAGCGGCTGGCAAACCTGTCTACGCCACTGATATTTACAGTTTGGGGATGACTGCTATCTATCTGCTAACTGGGAAACGTCCCCAAGATTTAAAGGCTAACCTTAAAACAGGGGAAACTATTTTTAGTGGTAGCGATCGCAATATTAGTTCAAGTTTAGCAGCAGTTTTACAGCGGGCAGTGCGATCGCATCACAAAGAACGCTATTCCAATGCTAGAGAAATGCTCTTAGCTTTGCACCCTGTCGATCGGGTGTTACCGCAATTACCAAAAACAATTACACCTTCTCCTATTGTACCATCATTTCAGGCAGAAACGAGTAACGCGACAGAGCCAGAAACACGAACATTTCTTAGCACTAACCAAAGTAACTCAGAAACGAAACCTCCCGAAAACAGACAAGATTATCGCAACCGCCAGATATTGCTCAACAAAGTCAAAAATTACTGGATTAAAGGAGTGCTGGAAAGTTCTTTACATGGCAAAGCGCTGATTGAACTTGGTTTGGAAAAACGCCTTGATGCGATCGCAAGTCCTTGGGGCATGGCCTGGGAAACGCCAGATATCCCCAGACAAATTTTACCACCAAAAAGCAAAGTAATCAACCAATTCGACCAACTGGGCGAAGGACGATCGCTGCTAATTTTAGGCGAACCAGGTGGAGGCAAAACAACGACACTTTTGGAACTTGCTCGTGACTTAATTAATCGTGCCAATCGAGACATCAACCATCCCATACCTGTACTGTTTAACCTATCATCTTGGACGATTGAAAAGCAAGGCTTAGCTAAGCGTGACAAAATAAGTTCATTGGCCAATTGGCTGGTGCAAGAACTCAATACAAAATATCAAGTTTCCAAGCAAATCGGTCAAGCTTGGGTGAAAGATGAGCAATTATTGCTGATGTTGGATGGTTTAGATGAAGTAAGTAATGAGCGGCGCGATTTGTGCGTTCAAGCTATCAACCAATTCATCCAGGAACACGGACAAACAGAAATAGTAGTTTGCAGCCGTATCAAAGATTACGAAGCACTTTCAACTCGCCTGCACTTTCAAGGTGCTGTCTTCATCCAACCCCTAAATTTAGATCAAATCCATCAATATTTAGCGGCTGCTGGCGAGGATTTGGCAGCAGTTAATACAGCATTGCAAACAGATATCACTTTGCAAGAATTAGCGCGATCGCCTCTGATTTTGAGTATCATTACCCTCGCTTACCGAGGAATGTCAATTACCGACTTACCCGGTATAAACTTGGCAGCACGCCGCCAACATTTGTTTGATAATTATATTAAAAGAATGTTCGATCGCCGCAGTCCTAATTCTGAATATTCACAAGAGCAATCGATGCGCTGGCTAACTTGGCTGGCAAAACGTATGTATCAAGACTCTCAAACGGTCTTTTTAATCGAGCGAATGCAGCCCAAATGGTTGAAAACAAAACTGCAACAACAGATATATTCTCTCGGACTTTTGATGATTTTTCTAATAGTGGGCGGACTGATCGGTCAGATGTTATTGCCGATTAAACGGGTAATTTTTTGGCTGATTTTGATTCCTGTGATTTTAGCACCCATTTTAGAGGTTAATCGGATTAATCCGGTTGAAAGTCTCAAGTGGTCATGGAACAACGGCAGTAGGAATATAATTCGCGGGTTGATGCTTGGCTTACTTTTTGGCTTGATACTCAAACTACCTTACGAGCTGATCTTTAACCCGTTGCATTGGCAAATTTTTGCCCCTCACATGAGGAATTTTCTGTTTTATTCATTGATTCGCGGCGTAGTGTTTGCCGCTATTATAGGCACAATTTTTGGGCTAGTTCGCGGGATGACTTCTCCCTCTATCCAAACGATCGCTGTTCCCAATCAAGGTATTTGGCAGTCTGTTAAGAATGCGATCGTCTTCGGCTTGATTGGATTTCTGATGCTGGGAATTGCAGCTAAGATATTGTACTGGCCAGTATTTTTTTGGGGAACATTTGGATTATGTTTTGGAATGGTAGCAGGAGGAGGAGAAGCTTGTATTAAGCACTTCGTTCTGCGCCTTGTCCTCTACTTGAACGGGTATATACCTTGGAACTACGCTCGTTTCCTTGACTGGGGGACCGATCGCATTTTTTTGCAAAAAGTTGGCGGCGGTTACATCTTCGTCCATCGACTGCTGCTAGAGCATTTCGCCCAGATAGGTAATCCGTAA
- the petN gene encoding cytochrome b6-f complex subunit PetN — translation MDILSLGWVSLLVLFTFSISMVIWGRNGF, via the coding sequence ATGGATATTCTCTCACTGGGTTGGGTTTCGCTACTCGTTTTGTTTACCTTCTCTATCTCTATGGTGATTTGGGGCCGCAACGGTTTCTAG
- a CDS encoding glycosyltransferase family 87 protein, producing the protein MSAYFLYIVLILATIGLNIVAKRFLQQRWNLWLGCCVPALIMMLFLWKVSQPPDQYLFSDFNKAYYPAGRLIFQNPSELYLNSCVAGFVNIPIIGYLFTPFSLLNLQNAQILLVILSMAAVVLTCYLLLKLTNFSGWQRVVVIGLFVANGPLYYSIRDGNSTHFLLPLLLCVFFLLDKKRDIMIGIILAIAALIKIPLFLLGGYFFLRMRWRVVIAMIATVLAITGASVLIFGLDLHLTWFQQCIQPYAGKPVAAYNVQSVDGFLARLLTNDNLLNWNPLVLGWNFKVARYLLIAVLVGGTIWVGWRSKSPVTIKAENSEFSMAICLSLLISPISWTHYYLLLLLPLALYFGNRLAIPEKKVWFWLIVLSALLISLPVIRVDNYRPILQLIMSKIVISSYFFGGVLLLVILAIGRLQTAQKAKSLESESVS; encoded by the coding sequence ATGAGCGCTTATTTTCTATATATTGTTTTGATTTTGGCTACTATTGGATTAAATATCGTCGCTAAAAGATTCCTACAGCAACGATGGAATTTATGGCTGGGCTGCTGCGTGCCTGCGCTAATTATGATGTTATTTTTATGGAAAGTTTCTCAACCACCAGACCAGTATTTATTTAGCGATTTTAATAAAGCATACTATCCGGCAGGCAGATTGATTTTTCAAAATCCATCAGAATTGTATCTAAACTCCTGTGTAGCAGGTTTTGTAAATATTCCAATTATTGGTTATTTATTCACACCGTTTTCGCTACTTAATTTGCAAAATGCTCAAATTTTGTTGGTGATTTTAAGTATGGCAGCAGTTGTCCTAACTTGTTATTTATTATTAAAACTAACGAATTTTTCCGGTTGGCAGAGAGTAGTTGTAATTGGCCTGTTTGTTGCTAATGGGCCTCTTTACTACAGCATTAGAGACGGAAACTCTACACATTTTTTACTTCCATTGTTATTATGCGTATTTTTTTTGCTAGATAAAAAGCGCGATATTATGATTGGAATTATATTAGCGATTGCAGCTTTAATTAAAATACCTTTATTTCTATTAGGAGGTTATTTTTTCTTAAGAATGCGATGGCGAGTGGTAATAGCAATGATTGCGACTGTATTAGCTATTACGGGAGCATCAGTACTCATATTTGGCCTCGATTTACATCTAACCTGGTTTCAGCAATGTATTCAGCCCTATGCTGGAAAGCCAGTAGCGGCATACAACGTTCAATCCGTAGATGGCTTTCTAGCTCGTTTGTTAACCAACGATAACTTACTCAATTGGAATCCTCTGGTGTTAGGTTGGAACTTTAAGGTAGCGCGATATCTACTGATTGCAGTCTTAGTGGGTGGCACTATTTGGGTTGGTTGGCGATCGAAATCGCCAGTCACCATAAAAGCAGAAAATTCAGAGTTTTCTATGGCTATTTGTCTATCCTTGTTAATCAGTCCAATTTCATGGACGCACTACTATCTGTTATTGTTGTTACCTCTAGCCTTGTATTTTGGTAATCGGTTGGCAATCCCCGAAAAAAAGGTTTGGTTTTGGTTAATAGTGCTGAGTGCTTTGCTGATATCATTACCAGTTATCCGTGTTGATAATTACAGGCCGATCCTCCAATTGATTATGTCCAAAATTGTGATTTCAAGTTACTTTTTTGGGGGAGTTTTATTATTGGTTATTTTAGCGATTGGCAGATTGCAAACTGCCCAAAAAGCCAAAAGCCTTGAGAGTGAATCTGTATCTTAA
- a CDS encoding PAS domain S-box protein, producing the protein MEQDLVVRYAKGEKKWMSTNRASTRDRTRQVLLTVNTMRDITTPKQTEEKLTVYREIIANSNDAIAILDTQGHYVEQNSAHRALLGYADEELRGTQAIHAGSDFGSSFFQELVKQGSHRAEITSRTKSGNLLYIEVSAFAVRNNAGKPICYVAIKRDITSSKRTEAALRQSEAKNRALLNAIPDLMFCLHQDGTFLDFKASKEDELYLHPSQFLGKKVREVMPGDLSEQIMSHLEQALQTGSSQIFEYQLTIAGNQRHYEARLVVSGEEEVLIIVRDITQRKQTELELLQAKEAAETSSRSKSEFLANMSHELRTPLNAILGLSQLLGQQIFGALNKKQKEYVNCIHSSGEHLLALINDILDLSKVEAGKEELTLMPISVSELCNSCLSLVGEAAFTKGLQLTIEVDTEADFCVADERRVKQMLLNLLSNGIKFTPAGKVELIVRKVPGAIAFTVADTGIGIAPEHLPLLFQSFCQLDSDLNRRYEGTGLGLVLTRKLARLHGGDVMVRSVFGKGSQFTLFLPDRRRSVLSRAELEHFSPEPKDRATDRRQLKTHNRKPLADRAHILIVEDDNRSALVLENYLHAIGYEVKHLPNGVGFLQEVQTFKPDLILLGLHLPHGASGLDLLTTLRQEPDLQDLPVVMITASQSDRQRCLAAGANDYFTKPIGIAQIESILMRYIK; encoded by the coding sequence ATGGAGCAAGATCTCGTTGTACGCTATGCCAAGGGTGAGAAGAAGTGGATGAGTACCAATAGGGCAAGTACTAGAGATAGGACAAGGCAAGTTCTCTTGACGGTTAACACGATGCGAGACATCACAACGCCCAAGCAGACAGAGGAAAAGCTCACCGTCTACCGAGAGATTATTGCCAACTCCAACGATGCGATCGCCATTCTCGATACGCAGGGGCACTACGTTGAACAGAACTCAGCCCATAGAGCCTTGTTGGGTTACGCAGATGAGGAGTTGCGGGGAACACAAGCTATTCACGCAGGCAGCGATTTTGGCTCGTCGTTTTTTCAGGAACTTGTAAAGCAGGGCTCTCACCGTGCCGAAATCACCAGTCGCACCAAAAGCGGGAATCTACTATACATTGAAGTTTCCGCGTTCGCAGTCCGCAATAATGCAGGCAAACCCATCTGCTATGTGGCGATTAAGCGAGATATTACCTCTAGCAAACGTACAGAGGCGGCCCTACGCCAGAGTGAAGCCAAAAATCGAGCCCTTCTGAACGCAATACCCGATTTAATGTTTTGCCTCCATCAAGATGGCACCTTCCTAGACTTCAAAGCCAGCAAAGAGGATGAGCTGTACCTGCATCCGAGCCAATTTTTAGGCAAAAAAGTGCGGGAAGTGATGCCTGGTGACCTAAGTGAGCAGATTATGTCCCACCTGGAGCAAGCGTTACAAACCGGATCGAGCCAAATTTTTGAGTATCAACTAACGATCGCTGGCAATCAGCGCCATTATGAGGCTCGGTTAGTTGTGAGCGGCGAAGAGGAAGTACTGATCATTGTTCGCGACATTACCCAGCGCAAGCAGACAGAACTAGAACTGCTTCAGGCTAAAGAAGCCGCCGAAACTTCGAGTCGCTCCAAGAGCGAATTTTTGGCGAACATGAGCCACGAATTGCGAACGCCGCTCAATGCCATTCTGGGATTGTCGCAACTGCTGGGGCAACAAATTTTTGGCGCTCTCAATAAGAAGCAGAAGGAATACGTCAACTGCATTCATAGCAGTGGCGAACATCTTTTGGCGCTGATTAACGATATTCTCGATCTTTCCAAAGTAGAAGCTGGCAAAGAAGAACTGACTCTGATGCCAATAAGTGTGTCAGAACTGTGTAATTCTTGCCTAAGCCTGGTGGGCGAAGCAGCTTTTACCAAGGGGCTGCAACTCACAATTGAAGTAGATACCGAAGCGGATTTCTGCGTTGCGGATGAGCGACGAGTTAAGCAAATGCTGCTGAATCTGCTCTCTAATGGAATTAAGTTCACACCCGCTGGCAAAGTGGAGCTGATTGTCCGTAAAGTACCGGGAGCGATCGCATTTACCGTAGCCGATACAGGTATCGGCATAGCCCCAGAACATCTGCCGTTGCTGTTTCAATCCTTTTGCCAGCTTGATAGCGACCTCAACCGGCGCTATGAAGGTACTGGTTTGGGTTTAGTGCTGACTCGCAAACTAGCCCGTTTGCATGGCGGCGATGTAATGGTGCGATCGGTATTCGGTAAAGGCAGTCAATTCACGCTTTTTCTGCCGGATCGTCGCCGATCGGTTCTCAGTAGAGCAGAGCTAGAGCATTTCTCTCCAGAACCAAAGGATCGAGCAACCGATCGGCGACAGCTAAAAACTCACAACCGAAAACCTCTAGCTGATAGAGCGCACATTTTAATTGTGGAAGACGATAACCGCAGTGCCTTGGTGTTAGAGAATTATCTTCACGCTATTGGCTACGAGGTAAAACATCTTCCAAATGGTGTAGGGTTTTTGCAGGAGGTACAAACCTTCAAACCCGATTTGATTTTGTTGGGTTTACATTTACCGCATGGCGCAAGCGGACTAGATTTACTGACAACGCTGCGACAGGAACCAGACTTACAAGACTTGCCCGTGGTAATGATAACTGCCTCACAAAGTGACAGGCAACGTTGTTTGGCCGCCGGAGCTAATGACTACTTCACTAAGCCAATTGGAATTGCTCAAATTGAGTCTATCTTGATGCGATATATTAAATAA